In the genome of Solibacillus silvestris, one region contains:
- a CDS encoding acyl-CoA dehydrogenase, with protein sequence MGETVVSTLSVSEMLVENARQLIPKLREATLEIDKNSQIPDEIIQEMREKGLLKVLRPKIFGGHETSMQNYFDVVTEISRGNPSAGWFTALSNIRDYMISYVYGEKALAEIFGPNRNNDVILAGNFKPIRIDIEKVDGGYFIKDAQWPFVSGAPYADWFYCGAPVDDGNGGIEMAILIVPREDVTVLDDWDVVGLKGSGSNSIVIKEVFVPDHRISLDRLAQQRHYMIDELKDNPLYRTPFVPSLTLSIAAPVLGTALGGFDVHMERVNKAGIGNTFYNKMSDAPLTHLQIAEIDLKLECARSLFENAIKILDDYSTSGKEFTQKVSIRIKAQYGYANQLCKEAYDLMLAGSGSVFAYNSNVFQAFYRDFITMHLHAFITPSSLLETHGRLMVDLEPNTYFA encoded by the coding sequence ATGGGAGAAACAGTAGTAAGTACATTATCTGTAAGCGAAATGCTTGTTGAGAACGCTCGCCAGCTCATTCCGAAATTACGTGAAGCAACATTGGAAATTGATAAAAACAGCCAAATTCCAGATGAAATTATTCAGGAAATGCGTGAAAAAGGATTATTAAAGGTTTTACGACCAAAAATTTTCGGTGGACATGAAACAAGCATGCAAAACTATTTTGATGTTGTCACTGAAATCAGCCGCGGAAATCCGTCTGCCGGATGGTTCACAGCGTTAAGCAATATTCGCGATTACATGATTTCCTATGTATACGGCGAAAAAGCGCTAGCAGAGATTTTTGGGCCAAACCGTAATAATGATGTGATTTTAGCAGGTAACTTCAAACCGATCCGTATCGATATTGAAAAAGTTGATGGCGGTTACTTCATTAAAGACGCACAGTGGCCATTCGTATCGGGTGCTCCGTATGCAGACTGGTTCTACTGTGGCGCACCGGTTGACGATGGCAATGGCGGAATCGAAATGGCGATTTTAATCGTACCTCGTGAGGATGTTACGGTTTTGGACGACTGGGATGTAGTCGGTTTAAAAGGGTCCGGCAGTAACAGTATTGTCATTAAGGAAGTGTTTGTCCCGGATCACCGCATTTCATTAGACCGCTTAGCTCAGCAGCGTCATTATATGATCGATGAATTAAAAGACAATCCGTTATACCGTACACCATTCGTACCGTCACTGACATTATCAATTGCAGCACCGGTATTAGGCACAGCTCTTGGCGGATTTGATGTCCATATGGAACGTGTGAATAAAGCAGGGATCGGCAATACATTCTACAACAAAATGTCAGATGCCCCGCTGACACATTTACAAATAGCGGAAATCGATCTGAAGTTGGAGTGCGCAAGATCGTTATTCGAAAATGCGATTAAAATTTTGGACGATTACTCAACGAGCGGCAAGGAATTCACGCAAAAAGTAAGTATTCGCATTAAGGCACAGTACGGCTATGCCAACCAATTATGTAAGGAAGCGTATGATTTGATGCTTGCGGGATCAGGTTCGGTATTTGCTTACAATAGCAACGTATTCCAGGCGTTTTACCGCGACTTTATTACGATGCATTTACATGCATTCATTACACCGTCAAGCTTGCTAGAGACACATGGACGTTTAATGGTGGATCTAGAGCCAAACACATATTTCGCATAG
- a CDS encoding tricarballylate dehydrogenase, whose product MLNEQADIVVVGAGNAALCAAISAAEHGAKVTVLEISSEEEKGGNTTYTHGSIRFAFKDGEEVRQLLPDMTDEEFAMTDFGSYPSEQFFDDVCTMSNFRTDYDLTSVMTDKSFETMQWLLNHNIKFIPIYGRQAYKIDGKFKFWGNMVIEAVGGGKGLVDALHNEANRLGITIHYNTAAVDLVTEQRKVKGIIVRHAGEERQIDCQAIVLASGGFHANVEMRTKYLGPGWDTVHTRGCKYNVGDGLRMAMQLGARTTGNWSGAHAVGGDRYLPDYKEGFQKLSYPFGILVNNEGKRFIDEGSDFRNYTYAKLGREILKQPGQCAWQIFDAKTKPFLREEYEGRHVSKVSAPTLEQLAEKMDGINKNRFMQEVHAFNAAVSSDTAFNPNILDGKATSGLDVPKSNWANPIEEGPFEAYAIGCGITFTYGGLKISKKAEVIHNDFTTIDGLYAAGEIVGGLYYDNYPGGAGLTSGAVFGRIAGEHAAKYSQQKMTV is encoded by the coding sequence ATGTTAAATGAACAAGCAGATATCGTCGTAGTAGGTGCCGGAAATGCCGCGTTATGCGCGGCCATTTCGGCAGCAGAACATGGCGCGAAAGTAACGGTACTGGAAATTTCCTCTGAAGAAGAAAAAGGTGGCAATACGACATATACGCACGGATCAATTCGCTTTGCTTTTAAAGATGGTGAAGAGGTTAGGCAATTGCTACCGGATATGACGGATGAGGAATTTGCGATGACGGATTTCGGCAGCTATCCAAGCGAACAGTTTTTTGATGACGTATGCACAATGTCGAACTTTCGTACAGATTACGATTTAACATCGGTCATGACCGACAAAAGCTTTGAAACGATGCAATGGTTACTCAATCACAATATTAAATTCATCCCGATCTATGGTCGGCAGGCATATAAAATAGACGGAAAATTCAAATTTTGGGGCAACATGGTCATCGAAGCAGTCGGCGGCGGAAAAGGCTTAGTTGATGCGTTACATAATGAAGCCAATCGTTTAGGTATTACAATCCATTACAATACGGCGGCTGTTGATCTCGTAACGGAACAGCGCAAAGTAAAAGGGATTATCGTCCGTCATGCCGGTGAAGAACGCCAGATTGATTGTCAGGCGATTGTACTGGCAAGCGGCGGCTTCCATGCAAATGTGGAAATGCGAACGAAATATTTAGGACCTGGTTGGGATACTGTTCATACGCGCGGATGTAAATATAACGTGGGAGACGGCTTGCGAATGGCAATGCAGCTCGGAGCCCGCACAACAGGAAACTGGTCTGGTGCACACGCGGTTGGAGGCGACCGTTATTTGCCGGATTATAAAGAAGGCTTCCAAAAATTAAGCTATCCATTTGGCATCCTAGTCAATAATGAAGGCAAACGCTTTATAGATGAAGGCTCCGATTTCCGGAATTATACGTACGCAAAGCTTGGACGTGAAATATTAAAGCAGCCGGGACAGTGTGCATGGCAAATTTTCGATGCAAAAACAAAACCTTTCCTTCGGGAAGAATATGAAGGGCGTCACGTGTCAAAAGTGTCCGCGCCAACGCTGGAACAATTAGCGGAAAAGATGGACGGTATCAACAAAAACCGTTTCATGCAGGAAGTTCATGCATTTAATGCAGCGGTCAGCAGCGATACAGCATTCAATCCGAATATATTGGACGGCAAAGCAACTAGTGGCTTGGACGTTCCAAAATCCAATTGGGCAAACCCGATTGAAGAAGGTCCATTTGAAGCGTATGCCATCGGGTGCGGTATTACATTTACGTACGGCGGTTTGAAAATCTCGAAAAAAGCGGAAGTCATTCATAATGATTTCACAACGATAGATGGCTTGTATGCAGCAGGTGAAATTGTCGGCGGTTTGTATTATGACAATTATCCGGGTGGTGCCGGCTTGACTTCCGGTGCAGTATTTGGACGCATTGCTGGGGAACATGCCGCAAAGTATAGCCAACAAAAAATGACGGTTTAG
- a CDS encoding 2-keto-4-pentenoate hydratase, translating to MGIKLVRFQQDDAIQWGVLEDELYIVNGSYRTLRDILTTGMEDVVTAKQTGQIVNQSDITILSPVTDDANIYCQGTNYSAHRIEAGFSQQKPPYNLLFTKAPSTLTSATANIVCPAHVRLLDYEIELGIIMKQDVTEAVVVTDHNLKDYIAGFVITNDVSARDVQIVEQQWFKGKSYRGFCPTGPYIYLLEDGEIDYLERLELHLSVNGETRQQVKTDQLLFKPTETLTEMSSIFDLKTGDLVLTGTPAGVGLRLNAEILGIIYDNSIPYEEKIEAFYNSQKDNGYLQPGDVMHLEIKSEDGVIDLGVQENKIVQAVTIK from the coding sequence ATGGGAATTAAATTAGTACGTTTTCAGCAAGATGATGCGATTCAATGGGGTGTTTTAGAGGATGAACTTTATATAGTCAATGGTTCTTACCGAACATTACGGGATATTTTAACAACGGGCATGGAGGATGTAGTTACTGCCAAACAAACAGGTCAAATCGTCAATCAATCTGACATTACCATTCTTTCGCCTGTAACAGATGATGCAAATATTTACTGTCAGGGTACAAACTACAGCGCACACCGTATCGAAGCCGGTTTTTCACAGCAAAAGCCGCCATATAATCTACTATTTACTAAGGCACCAAGTACGTTAACTTCTGCAACAGCAAATATCGTATGCCCTGCACATGTTCGCTTACTCGACTATGAAATTGAGCTAGGCATTATTATGAAGCAGGATGTAACGGAAGCGGTTGTAGTGACGGATCATAATTTAAAAGATTATATAGCAGGTTTCGTTATTACGAATGACGTTTCCGCACGGGATGTACAAATCGTTGAACAACAATGGTTTAAAGGAAAAAGCTACCGCGGCTTCTGCCCTACTGGACCGTATATTTATTTACTGGAAGACGGCGAAATTGATTATTTAGAAAGGCTAGAGCTCCATTTATCTGTAAATGGTGAAACGCGTCAACAGGTGAAAACAGATCAGCTATTGTTTAAACCGACTGAAACATTAACCGAAATGTCGAGTATTTTTGATTTGAAAACTGGTGACCTTGTTTTAACAGGTACTCCTGCTGGTGTAGGTCTACGTCTGAATGCTGAGATTTTAGGAATCATTTATGATAACTCCATCCCTTATGAAGAAAAAATAGAGGCGTTCTACAATTCTCAAAAAGATAACGGCTATTTACAGCCTGGTGATGTGATGCACCTTGAAATTAAAAGTGAAGATGGTGTCATTGATTTAGGCGTACAGGAAAATAAAATTGTACAGGCTGTTACAATAAAATAA
- a CDS encoding 2,3-dihydroxybiphenyl 1,2-dioxygenase, whose translation MKQAIAKLGYVALQSSNVEASLHFFQDVIGLELTEQIGDTYYLRAWGDFQHHTLSIAPGEAGRVTHIGFRTKRREDVALFADQLGGKGYEIEHIAAWTTPGIGEAIRFTAPSGHRLELYYDIEKPVVEESRRSVLKNQTYKSYNKGASPRRLDHVNIHTDADSSVTYKFFTEELGFRINECVETEEGDILAGWMSVTPLVHDVALVSHEKLETTARFHHISYWQDNSGDLLRAADICKEHGLQIIGPGKHSISQAIYLYVIDPGSGCRVELFTGGYLIFEPDWETVVWRPEERAFGNTYWGDSITGNPLIVPTIDATGIKETKAVPALEV comes from the coding sequence ATGAAACAAGCAATAGCAAAATTAGGGTATGTCGCATTACAGTCTTCGAATGTGGAAGCATCATTGCATTTTTTCCAAGATGTTATCGGCCTTGAGCTAACAGAACAGATTGGAGATACGTATTATTTACGGGCGTGGGGAGACTTCCAACACCATACACTGTCCATTGCGCCAGGTGAAGCAGGTCGAGTAACCCATATCGGTTTCCGTACAAAGCGCAGAGAGGATGTTGCTTTATTTGCGGATCAATTAGGCGGCAAAGGTTATGAAATTGAGCATATCGCCGCTTGGACAACACCAGGAATCGGTGAAGCAATCCGTTTTACGGCACCATCGGGTCATCGGCTGGAGCTTTACTATGATATTGAAAAACCGGTTGTGGAAGAAAGCCGTCGCTCTGTTCTGAAAAACCAAACTTATAAATCATACAACAAGGGCGCTTCTCCTCGACGTCTTGACCACGTTAATATTCATACGGATGCGGATTCAAGTGTCACTTATAAATTCTTCACGGAAGAACTTGGTTTCCGGATCAATGAATGCGTTGAAACAGAAGAAGGGGATATTTTAGCCGGCTGGATGAGTGTAACACCATTAGTACATGATGTCGCTTTAGTATCTCATGAAAAACTTGAAACAACAGCGCGATTCCATCACATTTCTTACTGGCAGGATAACTCAGGCGATTTACTGCGAGCTGCGGATATTTGCAAGGAGCACGGTCTGCAAATTATAGGACCTGGAAAACATAGCATTTCACAAGCAATTTACTTATATGTAATTGATCCTGGAAGTGGTTGCAGAGTGGAACTGTTTACAGGGGGTTATTTAATTTTCGAGCCGGACTGGGAAACAGTCGTATGGCGTCCCGAAGAACGTGCATTTGGAAACACTTATTGGGGGGACAGCATTACAGGTAATCCGCTTATCGTGCCAACAATTGATGCCACAGGGATTAAAGAGACAAAAGCAGTTCCAGCATTAGAAGTATAG
- a CDS encoding hydrolase, with protein sequence MTVANEVKIKSGHVKTGKYTSFVHEAGSKTNETILFLHGSGPGVTSIANWSYALNDCGNDFHCLAPDLYGFADSDHPDEPLKNRQLWMDCWVEQLIELLDYYEIEKAHVVGNSLGCSIALELLLEYPERFDRVVLMGPGGTPNTKLSLELARAKSFYDNPSKKRLQQIMGWFVYDKDAMQPVIDGLTDARYANAMREEVKRSNNSIFSTAAVPIPVVALNRIGNQILLIHGQNDKVCSIESSYYLAEHIPNAQLHVFPQCGHWTQIEKKESFNYLIQQFFNRKI encoded by the coding sequence ATGACAGTAGCAAATGAAGTAAAAATTAAATCAGGTCACGTGAAAACAGGTAAATATACATCATTTGTCCATGAGGCAGGTTCAAAGACAAATGAAACGATCTTATTTTTACACGGTTCAGGTCCTGGTGTAACGTCAATCGCCAACTGGAGTTATGCTTTAAATGACTGTGGGAATGACTTCCACTGTTTAGCACCTGACCTATACGGCTTTGCCGATAGTGATCATCCGGATGAACCGCTTAAGAATCGCCAATTGTGGATGGATTGCTGGGTAGAGCAATTAATTGAGCTGCTAGATTACTATGAAATCGAAAAAGCCCATGTAGTAGGGAACTCGTTAGGCTGTTCCATTGCGCTAGAACTGTTGCTTGAATATCCTGAACGTTTTGACCGCGTTGTATTAATGGGTCCAGGCGGCACACCTAATACGAAACTAAGCTTAGAGTTGGCACGCGCAAAATCGTTCTATGACAATCCTTCTAAAAAACGCCTACAGCAAATTATGGGCTGGTTCGTTTACGACAAGGATGCGATGCAACCGGTTATTGACGGTTTAACAGATGCACGCTATGCCAATGCGATGCGAGAAGAAGTAAAGCGCTCAAATAACTCGATTTTCTCGACGGCAGCTGTACCGATTCCAGTCGTAGCGTTAAACCGCATCGGCAATCAGATTTTATTAATCCATGGTCAAAACGATAAAGTATGCTCAATCGAATCAAGCTATTATTTAGCAGAACATATTCCAAACGCACAATTGCATGTATTCCCTCAATGCGGTCACTGGACACAAATCGAGAAAAAAGAGTCGTTCAATTATTTAATTCAACAATTCTTCAACCGTAAAATTTAA
- a CDS encoding polyketide synthase regulator, translating to MAGSSYVDKALYTTTNTFGILRKELIESLGLEYAKFFLQRYGWNIGITHAKEVDYLPLTLTEKLNSAVGYHLASGQITDLLSERVLHLNPDDTVKYMYAKGIWVNSYEVEEHLKHFSQSDSCICHTLAGYSSGYTSYLTKKEVYIVEMTCRAKGDEHCAFEMRMLEHWDPETQADLRKISQTRMIDDLNKTYMELFEEKKHTEKVSTFHNNLTLGISQGMHIDQILETIYNTLNIPAIVQDLSFNTHHSIGMTQEQLEFIKEDFIQQMPQTKSGKILIQPIDPMQPSQVDCPNHTRLISPIIVQKQIIGYISFIYFSKDTNYKEEMHYLQRSAVSISLCYLNEKSSLEATENIKAYFFEQLLQQQYTSKKSMISRSYLLQIDLNEDFYIGNLGVSKKGIPVHEASTISKIIQSVIVYLEMHQTSIFITEFQDEIVFLFPKKDDTEDIYQNILKHLQRKFRNYDFRIGLSRVINDIDDIAEAHRQAISSLNINKRDTIVYFENTNILGSLINHQNSDIIVKLAQRELDPILSLKPNKRDEFLKTLYTFLNHNGNLNLTMVDLNLSMSGLVYRIQKIEELLDRNLRSSKNLFELILLIESLIVLGEIEIE from the coding sequence ATGGCTGGCTCATCTTATGTAGATAAAGCGTTGTATACTACAACTAATACATTTGGAATTTTAAGGAAAGAACTGATTGAAAGCTTAGGCCTGGAATACGCAAAATTTTTTTTACAGCGTTATGGCTGGAATATCGGTATCACTCATGCCAAAGAAGTTGATTATTTACCACTCACATTAACCGAAAAATTAAATAGTGCTGTCGGATACCACCTTGCTTCCGGGCAAATTACGGATCTTCTTTCAGAAAGAGTTTTACATTTAAACCCAGATGATACGGTGAAGTATATGTACGCTAAAGGAATTTGGGTAAATTCTTATGAAGTTGAAGAACACCTGAAACATTTCAGTCAAAGTGATTCCTGTATTTGCCATACACTGGCCGGTTATTCAAGTGGCTATACCTCTTATTTAACGAAAAAAGAAGTATATATTGTAGAAATGACGTGCCGTGCCAAGGGCGATGAACATTGTGCATTTGAAATGCGCATGTTGGAGCACTGGGATCCCGAAACTCAAGCCGACTTAAGGAAAATTAGTCAGACACGGATGATTGATGATTTGAACAAAACATATATGGAGCTTTTCGAAGAGAAGAAACATACAGAAAAAGTATCAACTTTCCATAACAACCTAACACTTGGTATTTCACAGGGAATGCACATCGACCAGATTTTAGAAACAATTTACAATACGCTGAACATACCTGCTATCGTACAGGACTTAAGCTTTAATACACATCACTCGATTGGGATGACACAGGAACAGCTGGAATTTATTAAAGAGGACTTTATTCAGCAAATGCCCCAAACAAAGTCAGGAAAAATTTTAATTCAGCCAATCGACCCTATGCAGCCAAGTCAGGTAGATTGTCCGAATCATACGCGGCTAATTAGTCCGATTATCGTACAGAAGCAAATTATTGGTTATATTTCCTTCATCTATTTTTCGAAGGATACGAATTATAAAGAAGAAATGCATTATTTACAACGCTCAGCCGTTTCCATCTCCCTCTGCTATTTAAATGAAAAATCGAGTCTGGAAGCGACTGAAAATATTAAAGCATACTTTTTTGAACAGTTACTGCAGCAGCAGTATACTTCGAAGAAAAGTATGATCAGCCGCAGTTACCTCCTACAAATTGATCTTAATGAAGATTTTTATATCGGCAATCTTGGCGTCTCCAAAAAGGGGATACCTGTTCATGAAGCTTCCACTATTTCTAAAATTATTCAGTCCGTCATCGTCTATTTGGAAATGCATCAAACGTCTATTTTCATTACAGAATTCCAGGATGAAATTGTATTTCTGTTCCCTAAAAAGGATGATACCGAGGATATTTATCAAAATATATTGAAGCACTTACAGCGTAAATTCAGAAATTATGATTTCCGCATTGGTTTAAGCCGCGTAATTAATGATATTGATGACATTGCGGAAGCACATCGCCAGGCAATTTCGTCTTTAAATATCAATAAGCGAGATACAATCGTATATTTTGAAAATACGAATATACTTGGCTCATTAATTAACCATCAAAACAGCGATATTATTGTGAAATTGGCCCAACGTGAGCTGGATCCTATTTTGTCATTAAAACCAAATAAAAGAGACGAATTTTTGAAGACTTTATACACATTTTTAAATCATAACGGAAACCTTAATCTGACAATGGTTGACTTGAATTTATCGATGAGCGGGCTTGTTTACCGTATTCAAAAAATTGAGGAACTGCTTGACCGGAACCTGCGCAGCTCAAAAAATCTTTTTGAATTAATTCTTTTAATTGAGTCGTTAATCGTTCTAGGTGAAATTGAAATAGAATAA
- a CDS encoding 2-hydroxymuconic semialdehyde hydrolase, giving the protein MTIIERKVKTGDYETFIMEGGIGNKDVVILIHGSGPGANGKANWQFVIDDYAEDLHVVALDLFGFGNTDHPEEYPENGVQWMSVRVKQVLDLMDALNIEKANLIGNSLGGVVATYLNMAAPERFNKIVLMGAGVSLSQPTPELSKLANFHLDPTKENLRNLLSWFVYDLDRMQDFVDQVVEARWEAFQRPEIQRSYRENFTRSTMIEFQIPQTALERMQNEFLLIHGYHDRFVPVQSSLYALEHLPNAELHILKRCGHWAMIEQREEFLHATKHFFTKDKKEVHS; this is encoded by the coding sequence ATGACTATTATTGAGCGCAAAGTAAAAACAGGCGATTACGAAACATTTATTATGGAGGGCGGCATCGGAAATAAAGATGTGGTTATTTTAATCCACGGATCTGGCCCTGGAGCAAATGGTAAAGCGAACTGGCAATTTGTCATCGATGATTATGCGGAAGATTTACATGTAGTTGCCCTTGATCTATTCGGTTTCGGCAACACGGACCATCCGGAAGAATATCCGGAAAACGGTGTCCAATGGATGTCGGTACGCGTGAAGCAAGTACTCGACTTAATGGATGCGCTGAACATTGAAAAAGCAAATCTGATCGGGAACTCTTTAGGCGGCGTTGTAGCAACATATTTGAACATGGCTGCTCCAGAGCGCTTCAATAAAATTGTTCTGATGGGTGCAGGTGTCTCGTTATCACAGCCAACACCGGAACTGTCAAAACTGGCAAACTTCCATTTAGACCCGACAAAAGAAAACTTGCGCAACTTACTGAGCTGGTTCGTCTATGACCTGGATCGTATGCAGGACTTTGTAGACCAAGTAGTAGAGGCGCGTTGGGAAGCATTCCAACGTCCGGAGATCCAACGTTCATACCGTGAAAACTTTACACGTTCAACAATGATAGAATTCCAAATTCCGCAAACGGCACTGGAGCGTATGCAAAATGAATTTTTATTAATCCATGGCTACCACGATCGTTTCGTGCCAGTACAAAGCAGTCTTTATGCATTGGAACACTTGCCAAATGCAGAGCTGCACATCTTAAAAAGATGCGGTCACTGGGCAATGATCGAACAGCGTGAAGAATTTTTACACGCGACAAAGCACTTTTTCACAAAGGATAAAAAAGAAGTACATTCTTAA
- a CDS encoding MFS transporter permease produces MFPTSNRGFLKFLIVLIAFQDVAAGVAGSIMADLIVAFPEFSPTTVMLIATIPGLLQIFPSLFYGKLANKFSKRALLTTGLILFIIGGIMPFFLSNLFAIIVFRGILGLGVGITLPLSIDIITGFFDGRERDFLIGFGTSTIACVGAIFFQVVGGMLADSYGWNYGFLVYLFPIWILAITFMFLPEPKKQDVPNASIKDVLFKAPKTVYGFTIGQIIFSAFIFGYVTNISIIIQTEGLGNATEAGLAISLFTTGTLITGFIFGRLRSMLPNMIVPLGVLLTATGILWCSAVGSLTMIFVASVLGGMGLGIVLPGVLARVSELSNLAKGISYVGIAAAGQGLGGIVSPYMFATLLGIFGLEGGRSTLLVSSIGLFILAIVWAVIATRKSPLPIHESEGQTEVA; encoded by the coding sequence ATGTTTCCAACATCCAACAGAGGTTTTTTAAAGTTTTTAATTGTCCTGATTGCCTTCCAAGACGTAGCTGCTGGTGTAGCTGGATCGATTATGGCAGACCTTATTGTAGCCTTCCCGGAGTTCAGCCCTACTACTGTTATGTTAATTGCGACAATACCCGGGTTGCTTCAAATTTTCCCTTCCCTTTTCTATGGTAAGCTAGCGAATAAATTTTCAAAACGTGCATTATTAACGACCGGGTTAATCTTATTCATCATTGGCGGAATCATGCCATTCTTCTTAAGCAATCTATTCGCAATTATTGTTTTCCGTGGTATTTTAGGCCTTGGTGTTGGTATCACTTTACCTTTATCCATTGATATTATTACTGGTTTCTTTGATGGCCGTGAACGTGATTTCCTGATCGGATTCGGTACATCGACAATCGCATGTGTTGGTGCAATCTTCTTCCAAGTAGTTGGTGGTATGCTGGCAGACTCTTATGGTTGGAATTATGGATTCCTAGTGTACTTATTCCCTATTTGGATTTTAGCTATTACGTTCATGTTTTTACCGGAACCGAAAAAACAGGATGTACCAAACGCGTCAATTAAAGATGTTTTATTTAAAGCACCTAAAACAGTTTACGGCTTTACAATTGGACAGATCATTTTTTCAGCATTCATTTTTGGCTATGTAACAAATATATCAATCATTATTCAAACTGAAGGTTTAGGAAATGCGACGGAAGCTGGTTTGGCAATATCGCTCTTTACAACAGGTACATTAATAACAGGCTTCATCTTCGGCAGATTGCGTTCTATGTTGCCAAACATGATCGTACCACTAGGTGTACTGTTAACAGCTACGGGTATTTTATGGTGTTCTGCAGTAGGTAGTCTAACGATGATCTTTGTAGCAAGTGTACTTGGCGGCATGGGCTTGGGAATCGTTCTACCCGGCGTATTAGCACGTGTATCGGAGTTATCTAACTTGGCAAAAGGGATTTCCTATGTCGGTATCGCTGCTGCCGGTCAAGGTTTGGGCGGTATTGTGAGCCCTTACATGTTTGCCACTCTTTTAGGTATTTTCGGCTTAGAAGGCGGGCGTTCTACTTTACTTGTATCTTCTATCGGTCTGTTTATTTTAGCCATTGTCTGGGCGGTTATTGCAACAAGAAAATCCCCCCTTCCCATTCATGAAAGTGAAGGTCAGACTGAAGTTGCTTAG
- a CDS encoding acyl-CoA dehydrogenase → MTTALTERQIEVMNKMQEIAANVRKRVKETEEIRRIPEATMQELKDSGLMYILRPERYGGLQASVETYSQVIIELSKACASTGWIASLCAIRDIMVAESFNEKAHLEIFSDNPQDVLFAGVYEPRSCTVRKVEGGYLVEEGHWMFCSGSLHATWGYFGMYTKDENDNILEQLLMTVPFDVLEIEDDWHTLGLRGTGSNAVRMKNVFVPEHRVTSFVKILDGDFQSPHLRDIPLYNSALFPCLILSLGLPGLGVVKEMLDNFKQSLPYRTAQHMGVKMIKDAASTHHLLATAELKVETAELYFMNLAKSIDEWAAKGEIMPKDLRLKALADIGYANEMLNDAVQAILRASGSGFVYDASPMQRLLRDFLTLNSHRSLSPVITRENYGRQLAGLQPNQIRY, encoded by the coding sequence ATGACGACAGCGCTTACAGAAAGACAAATTGAAGTAATGAATAAAATGCAGGAGATTGCAGCGAATGTTCGTAAACGTGTTAAGGAAACAGAGGAGATTAGAAGAATACCAGAAGCGACAATGCAGGAATTGAAAGATTCTGGCTTAATGTATATTTTACGTCCGGAACGATACGGCGGTTTGCAGGCAAGTGTCGAAACTTACAGCCAGGTCATTATTGAACTATCGAAAGCATGTGCTTCAACTGGATGGATTGCTTCTCTATGTGCGATACGCGATATTATGGTGGCGGAATCATTCAATGAAAAGGCACACTTGGAAATTTTCTCTGACAATCCGCAAGATGTATTATTTGCGGGTGTTTACGAACCACGATCTTGTACGGTCCGTAAAGTGGAAGGCGGTTACCTTGTAGAGGAAGGTCACTGGATGTTCTGTTCTGGTTCACTGCATGCGACGTGGGGTTACTTTGGCATGTATACAAAAGATGAGAACGACAACATTTTAGAGCAGCTGTTAATGACAGTGCCATTTGATGTACTGGAAATTGAAGATGACTGGCACACACTAGGTCTTCGTGGAACGGGCAGTAATGCTGTGAGAATGAAAAACGTCTTCGTACCGGAACACCGTGTTACATCATTTGTGAAAATTTTAGACGGAGATTTCCAGTCACCGCATTTACGCGATATTCCGTTATATAATTCTGCATTATTCCCATGTTTAATTTTATCTTTAGGTTTACCAGGTCTAGGTGTTGTAAAAGAGATGCTCGATAATTTTAAACAATCATTGCCTTATCGTACCGCTCAGCATATGGGTGTGAAAATGATTAAAGATGCGGCGAGCACACATCATTTATTAGCAACAGCCGAGTTAAAAGTAGAAACTGCTGAACTTTACTTTATGAATTTAGCAAAATCGATTGATGAGTGGGCAGCAAAAGGGGAGATTATGCCAAAAGATTTACGTCTGAAAGCGTTGGCGGATATTGGCTACGCAAATGAAATGCTGAATGACGCGGTTCAGGCAATTTTAAGAGCGAGCGGATCCGGCTTTGTGTATGATGCGAGCCCGATGCAACGTCTCCTTCGTGATTTCTTAACATTAAACTCCCACCGTTCATTGTCACCGGTTATTACGAGAGAAAACTATGGCAGACAATTAGCAGGTTTACAGCCAAATCAGATTCGTTATTAA